In Oxyura jamaicensis isolate SHBP4307 breed ruddy duck chromosome 13 unlocalized genomic scaffold, BPBGC_Ojam_1.0 oxy13_random_OJ106579, whole genome shotgun sequence, a single genomic region encodes these proteins:
- the LOC118157882 gene encoding actin-binding LIM protein 3 isoform X7 — MSTSTVPYQQSPYTPRSGSSVIQCYRCGDTCKGEVVRVQNNHFHIRCFTCQVCGCDLAQSGFFFKNQEYICTHDYQQLYGTRCDSCGDFITGEVISALGRTYHPKCFVCSTCRKPFPIGDKVTFSGKDCVCQNCSHTLISTKPIKIHGPSHCAGCKEEIKQGQSLLALEKQWHVSCFKCQTCGIILTGEYISKDGVPYCESDYHAQFGIKCETCDRYISGRVLEAGGKHYHPTCARCVRCHQMFTEGEEMYLTGSEVWHPICKQAARAEKKLKHRRTSETSISPPGSSIGSPNRVICAKVDNEILNYKDLAALPKIKAIYEVQRPDLISYEPYHRYTSDETLERYSYGESLGTLSPYSQDIYESFDMRQRRASSPGYIDSPTYSRQGMSPTIPRSPHHFYRSGTESGRSSPYYSQLDVRSSTPTSYQAPKHFHIPAAGESNIYRKPPIYKRHDDIPTATKSKTSEDIAQSSKYSPAYSPDPYYHSESEYWSFQSSPKAPRARRFSSGGEEDGYERGMHKIQSGIGRLILREEMKARSNSYTDPWTPPHSSASSREALHTAGYEGSLNGYPLISKSASLPAYRRNGLHRPPSAELFHYDSTNAVNWGMREYKIYPYELLLVKTRGRNQLPKDVDRTRLERHLSQEEFYQIFGMTIAEFDRLALWKRNELKKQARLF; from the exons CAGTTCCCTACCAGCAAAGCCCCTACACCCCCAGGAGTGGCTCCTCCGTCATCCAGTGCTACCGCTGCGGGGACACCTGCAAGGGCGAGGTGGTGCGCGTGCAGAACAACCACTTCCACATCCGCTGCTTCACCTGCCAAG TGTGTGGCTGTGACCTGGCCCAGTCTGGCTTCTTCTTTAAGAATCAGGAGTACATCTGCACCCATGACTACCAGCAGCTCTATGGCACCCGCTGCGACAGCTGTGGGGACTTCATCACCGGAGAGGTCATCTCGGCGCTGGGCAGGACCTACCACCCCAAGTGCTTCgtctgcagcacctgcag GAAGCCGTTCCCCATTGGAGACAAGGTCACGTTCAGCGGGAAGGACTGTGTCTGCCAAAACTGCTCCCACACACTCATCAGCACCAAACCCATCAAGATCCACGGACCCAGCC ACTGCGCAGGCTGCAAGGAGGAGATCAAGCAAGGTCAGTCCCTCCTGGCACTGGAGAAGCAGTGGCACGTCAGCTGCTTCAAGTGCCAAACATGTGGGATCATCCTCACCGGGGAGTACATCAGCAA GGACGGAGTCCCGTACTGCGAGTCTGACTACCATGCCCAGTTCGGCATCAAATGCGAGACCTGTGACCGGTACATCAGCGGCAGGGTCCTAGAG GCGGGAGGGAAGCACTACCACCCCACCTGCGCCAGGTGCGTGCGCTGCCACCAGATGTTCACAGAAGGCGAGGAGATGTACCTCACAG GCTCTGAAGTGTGGCACCCCATCTGCAAACAGGCGGCCCGAGCAGAGAAGAAGCTGAAG CACAGAAGGACGTCAGAAACCTCCATCTCGCCCCCTGGGTCTAGCATCGGCTCCCCTAACAGAGTCATCTGT GCTAAAGTGGATAATGAGATCCTTAATTACAAAGACCTGGCAGCTCTTCCCAAGATTAAAGCCATCTATGAAGTGCAGCGTCCTGACCTCATTTCATATGAGCCCTATCACAGATACACGTCggatgagacgctggagagaTACAGCTATGGGGAG TCCCTGGGGACCCTCTCCCCGTACTCGCAG GACATCTATGAGAGCTTTGACATGAGGCAGAGGCGAGCCTCCAGCCCTGGCTACATTGACTCGCCCACCTACAGCCGGCAGGGCATGTCCCCCACCATCCCGAGGTCCCCCCACCACTTCTACCGCTCAG GCACAGAAAGCGGGCGCAGCTCCCCCTACTATAGCCAGTTAGATGTGAGGTCTTCTACTCCAACCTCATACCAAGCACCCAAGCATTTCCACATTCCAG caGCCGGCGAGAGCAACATCTACCGGAAACCTCCCATCTACAAGCGACACG ACGACATCCCCACAGCCACCAAAAGCAAAACGAGTGAAGACATTGCACAGTCGTCCAAGTACAGCCCTGCCTACTCCCCAGACCCCTACTACCACTCCGAGTCAGAGTACTGGTCCTTCCAAAGCTCCCCCAAAG CCCCCCGGGCCCGGAGGTTCTCATCAGGAGGTGAAGAGGATGGGTACGAGCGGGGCATGCACAAG ATCCAGAGCGGCATCGGCAGGCTGATCCTGAGGGAGGAGATGAAGGCTCGCTCCAACTCTTACACAGACCCCTGGACACCCCCTCACAGCTCggccagcagcagagaagcccTGCACACGGCTGGCTACGAGGGTTCCCTCAATGGCT ACCCCCTCATTTCTAAGTcggcctccctccctgcctacAGGAGAAATGGGCTGCACAGG cctcccagcgCGGAGCTTTTCCACTATGACAGCACCAACGCCGTCAACTGGGGGATGCGAG AGTACAAG ATATACCCCTACGAGCTGCTTCTGGTGAAGACGAGGGGAAGGAACCAGCTGCCCAAAGATGTGGACAGGACTCGGTTAGAG CGCCACCTCTCCCAGGAGGAGTTCTACCAGATCTTTGGCATGACCATCGCTGAGTTCGACCGCCTGGCCCTCTGGAAGAGGAACGAGCTGAAGAAGCAGGCCCggctgttttaa
- the LOC118157882 gene encoding actin-binding LIM protein 3 isoform X15 has protein sequence MSTSTVPYQQSPYTPRSGSSVIQCYRCGDTCKGEVVRVQNNHFHIRCFTCQVCGCDLAQSGFFFKNQEYICTHDYQQLYGTRCDSCGDFITGEVISALGRTYHPKCFVCSTCRKPFPIGDKVTFSGKDCVCQNCSHTLISTKPIKIHGPSHCAGCKEEIKQGQSLLALEKQWHVSCFKCQTCGIILTGEYISKDGVPYCESDYHAQFGIKCETCDRYISGRVLEAGGKHYHPTCARCVRCHQMFTEGEEMYLTGSEVWHPICKQAARAEKKLKHRRTSETSISPPGSSIGSPNRVICDIYESFDMRQRRASSPGYIDSPTYSRQGMSPTIPRSPHHFYRSAGESNIYRKPPIYKRHDDIPTATKSKTSEDIAQSSKYSPAYSPDPYYHSESEYWSFQSSPKAPRARRFSSGGEEDGYERGMHKIQSGIGRLILREEMKARSNSYTDPWTPPHSSASSREALHTAGYEGSLNGSPRMHYLADSDPLISKSASLPAYRRNGLHRPPSAELFHYDSTNAVNWGMREYKIYPYELLLVKTRGRNQLPKDVDRTRLERHLSQEEFYQIFGMTIAEFDRLALWKRNELKKQARLF, from the exons CAGTTCCCTACCAGCAAAGCCCCTACACCCCCAGGAGTGGCTCCTCCGTCATCCAGTGCTACCGCTGCGGGGACACCTGCAAGGGCGAGGTGGTGCGCGTGCAGAACAACCACTTCCACATCCGCTGCTTCACCTGCCAAG TGTGTGGCTGTGACCTGGCCCAGTCTGGCTTCTTCTTTAAGAATCAGGAGTACATCTGCACCCATGACTACCAGCAGCTCTATGGCACCCGCTGCGACAGCTGTGGGGACTTCATCACCGGAGAGGTCATCTCGGCGCTGGGCAGGACCTACCACCCCAAGTGCTTCgtctgcagcacctgcag GAAGCCGTTCCCCATTGGAGACAAGGTCACGTTCAGCGGGAAGGACTGTGTCTGCCAAAACTGCTCCCACACACTCATCAGCACCAAACCCATCAAGATCCACGGACCCAGCC ACTGCGCAGGCTGCAAGGAGGAGATCAAGCAAGGTCAGTCCCTCCTGGCACTGGAGAAGCAGTGGCACGTCAGCTGCTTCAAGTGCCAAACATGTGGGATCATCCTCACCGGGGAGTACATCAGCAA GGACGGAGTCCCGTACTGCGAGTCTGACTACCATGCCCAGTTCGGCATCAAATGCGAGACCTGTGACCGGTACATCAGCGGCAGGGTCCTAGAG GCGGGAGGGAAGCACTACCACCCCACCTGCGCCAGGTGCGTGCGCTGCCACCAGATGTTCACAGAAGGCGAGGAGATGTACCTCACAG GCTCTGAAGTGTGGCACCCCATCTGCAAACAGGCGGCCCGAGCAGAGAAGAAGCTGAAG CACAGAAGGACGTCAGAAACCTCCATCTCGCCCCCTGGGTCTAGCATCGGCTCCCCTAACAGAGTCATCTGT GACATCTATGAGAGCTTTGACATGAGGCAGAGGCGAGCCTCCAGCCCTGGCTACATTGACTCGCCCACCTACAGCCGGCAGGGCATGTCCCCCACCATCCCGAGGTCCCCCCACCACTTCTACCGCTCAG CCGGCGAGAGCAACATCTACCGGAAACCTCCCATCTACAAGCGACACG ACGACATCCCCACAGCCACCAAAAGCAAAACGAGTGAAGACATTGCACAGTCGTCCAAGTACAGCCCTGCCTACTCCCCAGACCCCTACTACCACTCCGAGTCAGAGTACTGGTCCTTCCAAAGCTCCCCCAAAG CCCCCCGGGCCCGGAGGTTCTCATCAGGAGGTGAAGAGGATGGGTACGAGCGGGGCATGCACAAG ATCCAGAGCGGCATCGGCAGGCTGATCCTGAGGGAGGAGATGAAGGCTCGCTCCAACTCTTACACAGACCCCTGGACACCCCCTCACAGCTCggccagcagcagagaagcccTGCACACGGCTGGCTACGAGGGTTCCCTCAATGGCT CCCCCCGGATGCACTACCTGGCTGATAGCG ACCCCCTCATTTCTAAGTcggcctccctccctgcctacAGGAGAAATGGGCTGCACAGG cctcccagcgCGGAGCTTTTCCACTATGACAGCACCAACGCCGTCAACTGGGGGATGCGAG AGTACAAG ATATACCCCTACGAGCTGCTTCTGGTGAAGACGAGGGGAAGGAACCAGCTGCCCAAAGATGTGGACAGGACTCGGTTAGAG CGCCACCTCTCCCAGGAGGAGTTCTACCAGATCTTTGGCATGACCATCGCTGAGTTCGACCGCCTGGCCCTCTGGAAGAGGAACGAGCTGAAGAAGCAGGCCCggctgttttaa
- the LOC118157882 gene encoding actin-binding LIM protein 3 isoform X8: MSTSTVPYQQSPYTPRSGSSVIQCYRCGDTCKGEVVRVQNNHFHIRCFTCQVCGCDLAQSGFFFKNQEYICTHDYQQLYGTRCDSCGDFITGEVISALGRTYHPKCFVCSTCRKPFPIGDKVTFSGKDCVCQNCSHTLISTKPIKIHGPSHCAGCKEEIKQGQSLLALEKQWHVSCFKCQTCGIILTGEYISKDGVPYCESDYHAQFGIKCETCDRYISGRVLEAGGKHYHPTCARCVRCHQMFTEGEEMYLTGSEVWHPICKQAARAEKKLKHRRTSETSISPPGSSIGSPNRVICAKVDNEILNYKDLAALPKIKAIYEVQRPDLISYEPYHRYTSDETLERYSYGESLGTLSPYSQDIYESFDMRQRRASSPGYIDSPTYSRQGMSPTIPRSPHHFYRSAAGESNIYRKPPIYKRHDDIPTATKSKTSEDIAQSSKYSPAYSPDPYYHSESEYWSFQSSPKAPRARRFSSGGEEDGYERGMHKIQSGIGRLILREEMKARSNSYTDPWTPPHSSASSREALHTAGYEGSLNGSPRMHYLADSDPLISKSASLPAYRRNGLHRPPSAELFHYDSTNAVNWGMREYKIYPYELLLVKTRGRNQLPKDVDRTRLERHLSQEEFYQIFGMTIAEFDRLALWKRNELKKQARLF; encoded by the exons CAGTTCCCTACCAGCAAAGCCCCTACACCCCCAGGAGTGGCTCCTCCGTCATCCAGTGCTACCGCTGCGGGGACACCTGCAAGGGCGAGGTGGTGCGCGTGCAGAACAACCACTTCCACATCCGCTGCTTCACCTGCCAAG TGTGTGGCTGTGACCTGGCCCAGTCTGGCTTCTTCTTTAAGAATCAGGAGTACATCTGCACCCATGACTACCAGCAGCTCTATGGCACCCGCTGCGACAGCTGTGGGGACTTCATCACCGGAGAGGTCATCTCGGCGCTGGGCAGGACCTACCACCCCAAGTGCTTCgtctgcagcacctgcag GAAGCCGTTCCCCATTGGAGACAAGGTCACGTTCAGCGGGAAGGACTGTGTCTGCCAAAACTGCTCCCACACACTCATCAGCACCAAACCCATCAAGATCCACGGACCCAGCC ACTGCGCAGGCTGCAAGGAGGAGATCAAGCAAGGTCAGTCCCTCCTGGCACTGGAGAAGCAGTGGCACGTCAGCTGCTTCAAGTGCCAAACATGTGGGATCATCCTCACCGGGGAGTACATCAGCAA GGACGGAGTCCCGTACTGCGAGTCTGACTACCATGCCCAGTTCGGCATCAAATGCGAGACCTGTGACCGGTACATCAGCGGCAGGGTCCTAGAG GCGGGAGGGAAGCACTACCACCCCACCTGCGCCAGGTGCGTGCGCTGCCACCAGATGTTCACAGAAGGCGAGGAGATGTACCTCACAG GCTCTGAAGTGTGGCACCCCATCTGCAAACAGGCGGCCCGAGCAGAGAAGAAGCTGAAG CACAGAAGGACGTCAGAAACCTCCATCTCGCCCCCTGGGTCTAGCATCGGCTCCCCTAACAGAGTCATCTGT GCTAAAGTGGATAATGAGATCCTTAATTACAAAGACCTGGCAGCTCTTCCCAAGATTAAAGCCATCTATGAAGTGCAGCGTCCTGACCTCATTTCATATGAGCCCTATCACAGATACACGTCggatgagacgctggagagaTACAGCTATGGGGAG TCCCTGGGGACCCTCTCCCCGTACTCGCAG GACATCTATGAGAGCTTTGACATGAGGCAGAGGCGAGCCTCCAGCCCTGGCTACATTGACTCGCCCACCTACAGCCGGCAGGGCATGTCCCCCACCATCCCGAGGTCCCCCCACCACTTCTACCGCTCAG caGCCGGCGAGAGCAACATCTACCGGAAACCTCCCATCTACAAGCGACACG ACGACATCCCCACAGCCACCAAAAGCAAAACGAGTGAAGACATTGCACAGTCGTCCAAGTACAGCCCTGCCTACTCCCCAGACCCCTACTACCACTCCGAGTCAGAGTACTGGTCCTTCCAAAGCTCCCCCAAAG CCCCCCGGGCCCGGAGGTTCTCATCAGGAGGTGAAGAGGATGGGTACGAGCGGGGCATGCACAAG ATCCAGAGCGGCATCGGCAGGCTGATCCTGAGGGAGGAGATGAAGGCTCGCTCCAACTCTTACACAGACCCCTGGACACCCCCTCACAGCTCggccagcagcagagaagcccTGCACACGGCTGGCTACGAGGGTTCCCTCAATGGCT CCCCCCGGATGCACTACCTGGCTGATAGCG ACCCCCTCATTTCTAAGTcggcctccctccctgcctacAGGAGAAATGGGCTGCACAGG cctcccagcgCGGAGCTTTTCCACTATGACAGCACCAACGCCGTCAACTGGGGGATGCGAG AGTACAAG ATATACCCCTACGAGCTGCTTCTGGTGAAGACGAGGGGAAGGAACCAGCTGCCCAAAGATGTGGACAGGACTCGGTTAGAG CGCCACCTCTCCCAGGAGGAGTTCTACCAGATCTTTGGCATGACCATCGCTGAGTTCGACCGCCTGGCCCTCTGGAAGAGGAACGAGCTGAAGAAGCAGGCCCggctgttttaa
- the LOC118157882 gene encoding actin-binding LIM protein 3 isoform X6 gives MSTSTVPYQQSPYTPRSGSSVIQCYRCGDTCKGEVVRVQNNHFHIRCFTCQVCGCDLAQSGFFFKNQEYICTHDYQQLYGTRCDSCGDFITGEVISALGRTYHPKCFVCSTCRKPFPIGDKVTFSGKDCVCQNCSHTLISTKPIKIHGPSHCAGCKEEIKQGQSLLALEKQWHVSCFKCQTCGIILTGEYISKDGVPYCESDYHAQFGIKCETCDRYISGRVLEAGGKHYHPTCARCVRCHQMFTEGEEMYLTGSEVWHPICKQAARAEKKLKHRRTSETSISPPGSSIGSPNRVICAKVDNEILNYKDLAALPKIKAIYEVQRPDLISYEPYHRYTSDETLERYSYGEDIYESFDMRQRRASSPGYIDSPTYSRQGMSPTIPRSPHHFYRSGTESGRSSPYYSQLDVRSSTPTSYQAPKHFHIPAAGESNIYRKPPIYKRHDDIPTATKSKTSEDIAQSSKYSPAYSPDPYYHSESEYWSFQSSPKAPRARRFSSGGEEDGYERGMHKIQSGIGRLILREEMKARSNSYTDPWTPPHSSASSREALHTAGYEGSLNGSPRMHYLADSDPLISKSASLPAYRRNGLHRPPSAELFHYDSTNAVNWGMREYKIYPYELLLVKTRGRNQLPKDVDRTRLERHLSQEEFYQIFGMTIAEFDRLALWKRNELKKQARLF, from the exons CAGTTCCCTACCAGCAAAGCCCCTACACCCCCAGGAGTGGCTCCTCCGTCATCCAGTGCTACCGCTGCGGGGACACCTGCAAGGGCGAGGTGGTGCGCGTGCAGAACAACCACTTCCACATCCGCTGCTTCACCTGCCAAG TGTGTGGCTGTGACCTGGCCCAGTCTGGCTTCTTCTTTAAGAATCAGGAGTACATCTGCACCCATGACTACCAGCAGCTCTATGGCACCCGCTGCGACAGCTGTGGGGACTTCATCACCGGAGAGGTCATCTCGGCGCTGGGCAGGACCTACCACCCCAAGTGCTTCgtctgcagcacctgcag GAAGCCGTTCCCCATTGGAGACAAGGTCACGTTCAGCGGGAAGGACTGTGTCTGCCAAAACTGCTCCCACACACTCATCAGCACCAAACCCATCAAGATCCACGGACCCAGCC ACTGCGCAGGCTGCAAGGAGGAGATCAAGCAAGGTCAGTCCCTCCTGGCACTGGAGAAGCAGTGGCACGTCAGCTGCTTCAAGTGCCAAACATGTGGGATCATCCTCACCGGGGAGTACATCAGCAA GGACGGAGTCCCGTACTGCGAGTCTGACTACCATGCCCAGTTCGGCATCAAATGCGAGACCTGTGACCGGTACATCAGCGGCAGGGTCCTAGAG GCGGGAGGGAAGCACTACCACCCCACCTGCGCCAGGTGCGTGCGCTGCCACCAGATGTTCACAGAAGGCGAGGAGATGTACCTCACAG GCTCTGAAGTGTGGCACCCCATCTGCAAACAGGCGGCCCGAGCAGAGAAGAAGCTGAAG CACAGAAGGACGTCAGAAACCTCCATCTCGCCCCCTGGGTCTAGCATCGGCTCCCCTAACAGAGTCATCTGT GCTAAAGTGGATAATGAGATCCTTAATTACAAAGACCTGGCAGCTCTTCCCAAGATTAAAGCCATCTATGAAGTGCAGCGTCCTGACCTCATTTCATATGAGCCCTATCACAGATACACGTCggatgagacgctggagagaTACAGCTATGGGGAG GACATCTATGAGAGCTTTGACATGAGGCAGAGGCGAGCCTCCAGCCCTGGCTACATTGACTCGCCCACCTACAGCCGGCAGGGCATGTCCCCCACCATCCCGAGGTCCCCCCACCACTTCTACCGCTCAG GCACAGAAAGCGGGCGCAGCTCCCCCTACTATAGCCAGTTAGATGTGAGGTCTTCTACTCCAACCTCATACCAAGCACCCAAGCATTTCCACATTCCAG caGCCGGCGAGAGCAACATCTACCGGAAACCTCCCATCTACAAGCGACACG ACGACATCCCCACAGCCACCAAAAGCAAAACGAGTGAAGACATTGCACAGTCGTCCAAGTACAGCCCTGCCTACTCCCCAGACCCCTACTACCACTCCGAGTCAGAGTACTGGTCCTTCCAAAGCTCCCCCAAAG CCCCCCGGGCCCGGAGGTTCTCATCAGGAGGTGAAGAGGATGGGTACGAGCGGGGCATGCACAAG ATCCAGAGCGGCATCGGCAGGCTGATCCTGAGGGAGGAGATGAAGGCTCGCTCCAACTCTTACACAGACCCCTGGACACCCCCTCACAGCTCggccagcagcagagaagcccTGCACACGGCTGGCTACGAGGGTTCCCTCAATGGCT CCCCCCGGATGCACTACCTGGCTGATAGCG ACCCCCTCATTTCTAAGTcggcctccctccctgcctacAGGAGAAATGGGCTGCACAGG cctcccagcgCGGAGCTTTTCCACTATGACAGCACCAACGCCGTCAACTGGGGGATGCGAG AGTACAAG ATATACCCCTACGAGCTGCTTCTGGTGAAGACGAGGGGAAGGAACCAGCTGCCCAAAGATGTGGACAGGACTCGGTTAGAG CGCCACCTCTCCCAGGAGGAGTTCTACCAGATCTTTGGCATGACCATCGCTGAGTTCGACCGCCTGGCCCTCTGGAAGAGGAACGAGCTGAAGAAGCAGGCCCggctgttttaa
- the LOC118157882 gene encoding actin-binding LIM protein 3 isoform X4 — translation MSTSTVPYQQSPYTPRSGSSVIQCYRCGDTCKGEVVRVQNNHFHIRCFTCQVCGCDLAQSGFFFKNQEYICTHDYQQLYGTRCDSCGDFITGEVISALGRTYHPKCFVCSTCRKPFPIGDKVTFSGKDCVCQNCSHTLISTKPIKIHGPSHCAGCKEEIKQGQSLLALEKQWHVSCFKCQTCGIILTGEYISKDGVPYCESDYHAQFGIKCETCDRYISGRVLEAGGKHYHPTCARCVRCHQMFTEGEEMYLTGSEVWHPICKQAARAEKKLKHRRTSETSISPPGSSIGSPNRVICAKVDNEILNYKDLAALPKIKAIYEVQRPDLISYEPYHRYTSDETLERYSYGESLGTLSPYSQDIYESFDMRQRRASSPGYIDSPTYSRQGMSPTIPRSPHHFYRSGTESGRSSPYYSQLDVRSSTPTSYQAPKHFHIPAAGESNIYRKPPIYKRHATKSKTSEDIAQSSKYSPAYSPDPYYHSESEYWSFQSSPKAPRARRFSSGGEEDGYERGMHKIQSGIGRLILREEMKARSNSYTDPWTPPHSSASSREALHTAGYEGSLNGSPRMHYLADSDPLISKSASLPAYRRNGLHRPPSAELFHYDSTNAVNWGMREYKIYPYELLLVKTRGRNQLPKDVDRTRLERHLSQEEFYQIFGMTIAEFDRLALWKRNELKKQARLF, via the exons CAGTTCCCTACCAGCAAAGCCCCTACACCCCCAGGAGTGGCTCCTCCGTCATCCAGTGCTACCGCTGCGGGGACACCTGCAAGGGCGAGGTGGTGCGCGTGCAGAACAACCACTTCCACATCCGCTGCTTCACCTGCCAAG TGTGTGGCTGTGACCTGGCCCAGTCTGGCTTCTTCTTTAAGAATCAGGAGTACATCTGCACCCATGACTACCAGCAGCTCTATGGCACCCGCTGCGACAGCTGTGGGGACTTCATCACCGGAGAGGTCATCTCGGCGCTGGGCAGGACCTACCACCCCAAGTGCTTCgtctgcagcacctgcag GAAGCCGTTCCCCATTGGAGACAAGGTCACGTTCAGCGGGAAGGACTGTGTCTGCCAAAACTGCTCCCACACACTCATCAGCACCAAACCCATCAAGATCCACGGACCCAGCC ACTGCGCAGGCTGCAAGGAGGAGATCAAGCAAGGTCAGTCCCTCCTGGCACTGGAGAAGCAGTGGCACGTCAGCTGCTTCAAGTGCCAAACATGTGGGATCATCCTCACCGGGGAGTACATCAGCAA GGACGGAGTCCCGTACTGCGAGTCTGACTACCATGCCCAGTTCGGCATCAAATGCGAGACCTGTGACCGGTACATCAGCGGCAGGGTCCTAGAG GCGGGAGGGAAGCACTACCACCCCACCTGCGCCAGGTGCGTGCGCTGCCACCAGATGTTCACAGAAGGCGAGGAGATGTACCTCACAG GCTCTGAAGTGTGGCACCCCATCTGCAAACAGGCGGCCCGAGCAGAGAAGAAGCTGAAG CACAGAAGGACGTCAGAAACCTCCATCTCGCCCCCTGGGTCTAGCATCGGCTCCCCTAACAGAGTCATCTGT GCTAAAGTGGATAATGAGATCCTTAATTACAAAGACCTGGCAGCTCTTCCCAAGATTAAAGCCATCTATGAAGTGCAGCGTCCTGACCTCATTTCATATGAGCCCTATCACAGATACACGTCggatgagacgctggagagaTACAGCTATGGGGAG TCCCTGGGGACCCTCTCCCCGTACTCGCAG GACATCTATGAGAGCTTTGACATGAGGCAGAGGCGAGCCTCCAGCCCTGGCTACATTGACTCGCCCACCTACAGCCGGCAGGGCATGTCCCCCACCATCCCGAGGTCCCCCCACCACTTCTACCGCTCAG GCACAGAAAGCGGGCGCAGCTCCCCCTACTATAGCCAGTTAGATGTGAGGTCTTCTACTCCAACCTCATACCAAGCACCCAAGCATTTCCACATTCCAG caGCCGGCGAGAGCAACATCTACCGGAAACCTCCCATCTACAAGCGACACG CCACCAAAAGCAAAACGAGTGAAGACATTGCACAGTCGTCCAAGTACAGCCCTGCCTACTCCCCAGACCCCTACTACCACTCCGAGTCAGAGTACTGGTCCTTCCAAAGCTCCCCCAAAG CCCCCCGGGCCCGGAGGTTCTCATCAGGAGGTGAAGAGGATGGGTACGAGCGGGGCATGCACAAG ATCCAGAGCGGCATCGGCAGGCTGATCCTGAGGGAGGAGATGAAGGCTCGCTCCAACTCTTACACAGACCCCTGGACACCCCCTCACAGCTCggccagcagcagagaagcccTGCACACGGCTGGCTACGAGGGTTCCCTCAATGGCT CCCCCCGGATGCACTACCTGGCTGATAGCG ACCCCCTCATTTCTAAGTcggcctccctccctgcctacAGGAGAAATGGGCTGCACAGG cctcccagcgCGGAGCTTTTCCACTATGACAGCACCAACGCCGTCAACTGGGGGATGCGAG AGTACAAG ATATACCCCTACGAGCTGCTTCTGGTGAAGACGAGGGGAAGGAACCAGCTGCCCAAAGATGTGGACAGGACTCGGTTAGAG CGCCACCTCTCCCAGGAGGAGTTCTACCAGATCTTTGGCATGACCATCGCTGAGTTCGACCGCCTGGCCCTCTGGAAGAGGAACGAGCTGAAGAAGCAGGCCCggctgttttaa